The nucleotide sequence CATCCGACGGATGCGCTGGAATACGGCGTGACGACGGCGACAGCACTGTGGATCAAACGGTGATTGCCTCGGCATCAACGGTTTGGCACAGTGTCGCCAGCCGTGTGGGATGTACCCGGGGGAGGATGCACGACGATGATGGGGCCATCCCATGCGCTGTCCGGTGCCGCGGTCTGGTTGGCCGGGTCCTGGGGCTTGGACTACTTCGCCGGCTACGAGCAGTCGCCGCTGGCGATCGCGGTCGGTACGGCGGTCTGCGCGGGCGGGGCGCTCTTCCCCGACCTCGACATGTCCGGCAAGGTCACCCGCAACCGGGGCGGCGCGACCGTGGCCCGCACCTTCGGCGTGGTGTCGCTCTTCTTCGCCGAGGTGATGGAGAAGATCTCGCTCGGCGTCTACCACGCCACGAAGCTGAGCAGGGATCCGCACCGGAACAACGGGCACCGGACGCTCACCCACACGCTGCCGTTCACCTTCCTGGTCGGCTGGGGCACCACGGCGCTCTGCACCGCGTACGGCAAGTGGGCGGTGATCGGCATCCTCTTCTTCATGATCGGCCTGGCGTTGCGCGGGCTCTTCGACGAGTGGGCGAAGCGGGCCGGTTGGGTCATCGTGACCCTGGTGTCGCTGGCGGCGGCGTACTTCACCTTCCTGCACCTGCCCGGTGACCGGGGCTATCCGATGCTGGGCCTGGCGGTCGGGGTCGGCTGCTTCGTGCACATCATGGGCGACATCATCACCAGCAACGGGGTGCCGATCCTCTGGCCGATCCCGATCAAGCGGCGGATGTGGATGATGATCGGCATCCCGAACAAGATGGCCGTCAAGGTGGGCGGCAAGGTGGAGACGGTCGTACTGCGTGGTGCCTTCACGGTGATCTCGATCCTCTCCGCGGCCGGCCTGCTGGCCCCCTCGGTACTGCGCCGCTTCGACATCGAGGTGTAGGCGGCGACGCCGCTGCGGGGCGTTAGGAAGGGGCCCTTCTACTACGGAAAGCGATAAGCGGGGGCCCTTCCTTACGGTTCAGACGGCGACGCGTTGGGCCGGGACCGGGACGGTCAGGCCCCAGGCGGCGAGCAGTTCCGGAGTGTTCGCCCGGCTGCCGTCCGCCACCGTGTCGCAGGCGATGTCGACGATCTCGTCCTTGTGCGCCATCAGGTAGGGCCGGGCGCCGACGTCGGCGTTGGCCAGCGCGGCGATCCCGGCCCAGTGCCGACGGCCGAAGAGCATCGGATAGCCGCGCAGCCCCTGGTAGGTGGCGCAGACCAGGGCTTCCGGATAGGGCAGCGCCGCGACCCGGCGTACCGCCGCCTCGGTCAGCCCGGGCATGTCCACCGGAACCACCACCACCGCCTCGATCCGTGGGTCCGGTACGGCGTCCAGCCCGAGCCGGATCGAGGAGCCGATCCCGGTGCCCCAGGAGCGGTTGACCACCACCGTCGCGCCGGAGAGGTCGGCGGTGGCGCGTACCTGTTCGGCCGCGGCCCCGAGGACCACCACGAGCTGGCCACAGCCGGCCGCCCGCATCGTGTCGAGTACCTGGTTGACCAGGGGACGCTCCCCCTGGTGCAGCAACGCCTCCGGGCCGCCGATCCGGCGTCCCCCGCCCGCGGCGATGATCATTCCTGCGATCCGACTCAGCGCCGTCACCTTCCGCCCGGTCGCGCGGCCCTGCCGCGCGCACACCGGTCCCAACGAGCGGATGCCACCCAGGTATCGGCACTAATCGGGCTAAATCTCAGCTAAGCCGCATTTGCGTAACAGTCCACCACCGAGACGTCCAGCGGGAAACGCACCGGGGTCTCTCCGAACAGCAGCCGCCCGGCCTGCGCCGCCGCCCGGTGCACCAGCGCGACCACCTGTTCGGCCTGCTCCGCCGGACAGTGCACGAGCACCTCGTCGTGTTGGAAGAAGACCAGCTCGGGGCGGCCCGCCCCACCGTCGGAGCCGTCGGGTAGTGCGGCCAACCCGTTGCGCAGCCCGGCGAGCAGGGTCAGCGCCCACTCCGCCGCCGTGGCCTGGACGACGAAGTTGCGGGTGAACCGG is from Micromonospora sp. WMMD1102 and encodes:
- a CDS encoding metal-dependent hydrolase, coding for MMGPSHALSGAAVWLAGSWGLDYFAGYEQSPLAIAVGTAVCAGGALFPDLDMSGKVTRNRGGATVARTFGVVSLFFAEVMEKISLGVYHATKLSRDPHRNNGHRTLTHTLPFTFLVGWGTTALCTAYGKWAVIGILFFMIGLALRGLFDEWAKRAGWVIVTLVSLAAAYFTFLHLPGDRGYPMLGLAVGVGCFVHIMGDIITSNGVPILWPIPIKRRMWMMIGIPNKMAVKVGGKVETVVLRGAFTVISILSAAGLLAPSVLRRFDIEV
- a CDS encoding NTP transferase domain-containing protein, which translates into the protein MIIAAGGGRRIGGPEALLHQGERPLVNQVLDTMRAAGCGQLVVVLGAAAEQVRATADLSGATVVVNRSWGTGIGSSIRLGLDAVPDPRIEAVVVVPVDMPGLTEAAVRRVAALPYPEALVCATYQGLRGYPMLFGRRHWAGIAALANADVGARPYLMAHKDEIVDIACDTVADGSRANTPELLAAWGLTVPVPAQRVAV